In Vespula pensylvanica isolate Volc-1 chromosome 2, ASM1446617v1, whole genome shotgun sequence, the genomic window AGTCCAAGTCGGCGAGCCGCTTCGCGCCACGATATAGAAGCCTCAGCTTCCTCCAGCTTCCAAGAGAAGCTCTcctctctttgcttttctctctctctctctctctctctctctctctctctctctctctctttttcactcttcaTATGTTCCACTCCAgtgaagaaaagatagatagagagagagagagagagagaatcaaagagagaaaatcagaGAGAGCCCACGGCGTAACGAAACGCGCAACAACTATAGGTGcgttcaagaaaaaagagaaaagagagagagagaaagagagagaataaccGCATTGTGCGGAATTCGATTGccataagaaaaagagagagagagagagagagagaaagagaatattcaGCATCTTCGATCAagaacgagggagagagatgataaacatcgatattctttttatttctttttcttttttgccttCATTCAATCCCACCAAACGAGACAAATTCTCGTATATCtgtggaataaaaaagattctttcaGAATTGTCTATCGGTGAATTAGTGTTAGGATTTTGTAATTCCAAGCGATACGAAAGAAACCATATTTGAAACAATGATCAACATCAATGTTTCGAAAGGTTTCCATGAACGGAGGCGCGTTTCCAATTTTCACGTGGTTTTCCATTTCATGCGTTATTTCCGCGTAGaataacaacagcaacaatagtaataataatagtaataataataatcgtaataataataataataataataataataataaaagaataataataaaaaaaaagaataataatagtaataataatcgacgGTGGCAGGGAGAGTCGATCGTGTACATTGCATCAGAGTGGGAGAGGTGCGCGACCTCCGGGTTATCACTGCCCTCTCTGTACCTATATCAATCCTAGCTTCGTTCCACGTACGTATCTCGCTTTGAGGCATTGCGCAGGAGCTCCTTgccttccctctctttcatcATTTTGCTTTCCACATATCGTAAAACGCTGCCGTACCGATATCGTCAGCTCGATGTATTAGTTTCGAGAAACATTCGAgtatatctgtctctctctctctctctctctctctctttctttcacttgcttttactctctctctctttctctctccctctctccctctctctctctctctctctctctttctctctacctttttttcattttctcctaTTCTCTTTCTACAGATTCTCCACCTGCGTTCGTTCGGagtatatttttagataaaccGAACGACGATACGGTACGATGAATATTTGCCTGAGTTTTCTCGCTCGATCCGAGGGAgtgaaaagtatattatatacttacatatggTAAAAATCcgaaaaatatcaattctatatatatatgtgtatatatatgtatgtatgtatgtatgtatgtatgtatgtatgtatgtatgtatgtatgtatttatgtatttatgtatgtatgtatgcatcaTTCGTCTAAGTATAATCTAATTAACTTACCGTGGCAGCCGGAAGCGTTGGCATAGGTTGTGAGACTGGTTCAAGACCGACCCTCATACGCTTAGCGTTGTCGCTTTCGTTTTCACAGGCCGTCGCTAAAATTTGCTCAGCCTGTACGGAGGTCAAGTGTGCTGGCGTCGGCCTAGCCTGAAAAGAAAACGTGCACGTCACGCGACCTTCTTTTCGCGATCGCAGAAAGTCGAATTTCGAGATGGGGGATAAttggaggaagaaaaaagtgaaaaagaaaatgaacaaaaaaattaagaaataaaaacgcgagaagaaagaaaacaaaaaaaatgaaggctCACCGCGTCCCAAGGTGCACCTTCCCTTCCACGTTTATTTCTCCTACAACTCTTAAGGTACGTTCTGATCCTTTTTCTTGCCCTCTCTGCAAACTCTGGGAACTGTCTGGTGCAACTGTCGATGATGGCTTGTATCTTTTCCTTGGGCTGCTTCGAGATCGGCACCATACGATCGAGGTTCTCATCGACGAAAAGTCTCACGAACATCTGCCACGAAAGACGAAGCAAATGTACGTAGGAATGAATGAAACGTTCGCTTTCGTGGACGCAAACGAATGCTCAGGGAATTAAGAATTTAACGGTGGTCATGGTGATGGAGATGATGGTGGTGGGGTACGTCAGGGGAGGGCCTCTATTAAactaattgtaattaattaagaagtTGCCTCTCTCGCTATTCGACGTAACCGGGACTAACGCGGCCAATGGCGACGCGACGTCTCGTCATCGGAGAGACGAGGCTAACAtacgaatcttttcttttttctttcttttttctcttttcttttttctttttttcacggtAAATCGAACATGAGGCTAACTTCAGCCAACGTCCAACACCAGATCACCCTCTCATTCAGTAACATTTCAAAAGAACCGAAAGATCGATATAACTTACATTGAACGCTTTAAGACGTTCGGGATCGTGATGTCTGGGATCCAACCTTTCATCGacatcctcgtcgtcgtcatcttcgtcCTCCTTGTTCCCACTGCTACTAGTTTCATCGTGGGCACTCCCCGTACCTTCGCCAGGCGGACTGGATTCTCGATCGCGATCAGAACGCGAAGGCGTCGCCGAGGAAGCTGGTGGTGGTGTCTTTTTCAGGCCCATAGCATAAGACGCCCATAGAGACGCCATATCCTCACTACCAACGCCAGCCACGGTGCCCAAGCTTGGCACCGTACCTGTCGGTATGTCCACCAACTCTGTCGAACCATTCCGTGCGTCTGCAAAAATCAACGACGTTTCTTCGTAGAGCGTGTCACGTTCGGAAGGAAGATCGTTATACGCTTCGACGTCCTCCTTTCGCAAGAATCGAAGGAAGATTCGAACGTTTCACCAATGCTAAGACTAACTTTCTAAGCTGTTCGAAGCGGAAGAAAATCGTTTTTCCTTCTCACGTTCGACATCGAAGACATTAGTTAATAACACGTTGTATTAAAGTCCGATACATGTGATTAGGAAAAACGATCGAGTACGTCGAgatgtttttaatttgtaaatcgATGATACCTATCGATTGTAATATCGTTGTCCTCTAAAGATCGTCTTACCTAAATTCGAATAATGACGAACGTGAATCGACTCGATGAGGAGAACGGTCTCAAAGACGATGACCTGTTCCCGAAAGCCATAATGAGCTCAAGAGGATCTCTTTTCTACGTGGAATAAAGCGACGAttgaaaaagaggaggaggtggtgaaGCAgcagcaggaggaggaggaggaggaggaagaggaggaggaggaggagcaacGGAGACCTCTATCACCGCTCGATTCGAGCGAAGAGAGAACGTACGCGGTAAAGATGCTTTCACGAGGTCGTCTTGGAGGACAAGTACGGAATCGTGGCCGGACGAGAGAGGCTCCACGGATTCGCGTACTCGATTCTCGCGGGTAGGGAGTGCCCGCGGGCAAACCATGAAGGAGCTACCTGCCTCCTTCGTAGACTTTAACCGGCTCCCAGGGCTGCGGCTTCGAATAGAAAAGGTGATCTTCCAACGTGATTttccataatatttttttataacaatttatataagacGTATGCAAGGCGAATAAATATCTTATGTAGATtcaatataattgataatgaataataaacaCGTAGAAATATAATCACGATTCGATTTGCAGAAAATCTTCAACGACCGTATGAATATTCTCcgtaaatgttattaaatgaTCAGTTATTACACGATTGAATGAATTAGTAATATAAAAGCAACTCTTTGTAAAAGATCATCATTCGGATTCGTATGTTCCTCAGCGAAGGAACTTATTATAGAAGGGATGAACGTTGAACTCGTAAACGTTGACAAGCCGTCCCGCCACAGATAAATGATTTTTGATATCCCACTACGAGTCCGAGGCTAGGCTCGCATCTTTCTAGGAAGATTCCGGTAGAACCAGTAACCAAGGTCCGTGCGAAGCAAACTGGCCAGCAGGAAACTGGACTCCAAGCCGCTCCAGGAGGTGTATAGCATGGTACagagtttctttctctcgttcgagcGGCCCTGGAGATTCTTTACAGTCTTATACACAAGCGATATACACGTGTAGGAAGGCAAGAGGGCTGGTAGATGGACTCTCGGGGTTCCTGGCCTCGGATATACACGCTGAAGAAGCAACCAgcagaggaggaagaagatccagaagaagaaagaagaaaagaagaaaagaagaagaagaaagaaagaaagaaagagaagagggaagaaCAGGGTACAACGTACGTAGGAGAAGGCTGCCTAGGTCGACCAGCTAGGCTGACCGGCTAGAAAGCCGGTTACCAATCCCAATCCCACTGGCGGCAGCCCCGTTCCTGAACTCGCTTCTTGGCCGCCTTCGGGCTGCCGGCTTGAACCTGAAATCAGTCGATGGACTGCGCCCCACCCAACGAGTCGGTACTCAAACCCACACGGGTACTTCCTCCACCTTCTTttctactactaatactactagtcctactactactactacttcttcttcttcttccttttcttcttcttcttcttcttcttcttcttcttcttcttcttcttctacttctactccttcttcttcttcttcttcttcttctactacttctcttctttatcttctttcaacCTCTTCACTGAAGAGAACTGAATAGCTCCATCTTCCAAGTCGAGAGAAGAAATGCGATAAGCTTTTTACTAGATTTCTCGAGTCATACTGAAATTTGCACGCCCACCGACCTTTCCCTCTCatacttccttttttcgacTTGCAATCAAGAACTCTCATGAAAAtgctccttctttctttcctttttttttctcttcttttcttttctttcatataaacACCTTGGAAACATCTTTCGTTGATAATCGTCAgaattttcgtaaaaattgagaaaggaagagaaagaattatagCACGAGCTAAACCATATGTCCTCGCGTAACACCCGTCTCTGCTACCAACAGAGAAAaggaatggaagaaagaaagatagaaagatcaCCAATTCCAATTTCCTACTTTATCTCACGATCTTCGTACAAACGTCTATCTCCATTTGCGAGAGTAGATTTTCTGCGTActgagaagaacgaaagaccatcgtcgtcgtcgtcgtcgtcgtcgtcgtcgtcgacgtcggtAGCGTGAAAGTACCTACATCGAATATACCGTACCTAcctcgaggaagaaaaaaaagagaagaagaaaagcaagcGAGAAGAAGGACGAGGAGGCGCCCGGTCCATAAAGAGAAGACGACGTAGAGAAtatgaaggagaagaaatgaactacgaagaagaagaagatgaagaagaagaagaagaagaagaagaagaagaagaagaagaagaagaagaagtggtgGTGGCGGTTGAGAGTCTTGCGCGAGAAGACGTACGACGGTCGAACGATGGTCAtcttgaaaagagaagagtcgCATAGACGATAGAGCAAGGTGAGGAGTAAGAAGAGGATAGGATGGGGTAGAGTAGGGAGGGTAGGGTGaagtgaggtgaggtgagatgagatgagatgaggtgaggtgaggtgaggtgaggtgaggtgaggtgaggtgaagTGAGATGAGATGAGGTGAGGTGGGGTGAGGAGGTGAGGTAAGGGGTAAGCCATCTGCCGCGGCGTCTTACGGGCCGATGCCTGCTTGGATCATTACGCAATGACCACGTCTGAGATATAGAAGGCCCGCTTCGAAACCAGTTTCGAATAGCCGCCAGGGAAGATACATGAAAGAGGCGTGCGGCGTAGAGAGGGGAGGGATATGAGTGCGTGTGTacgagaaaagggaaagagagagagagagagagagagagagagagagaagaagattgtGAATTATCCTTCCGCAACCTCACCTAACTGAACCGCAGACGAATCGCGGTACCACGATGTACCAAACGGTGTCTCGTGAATAGGAAGAATCGAGTTTGTCCGACATTCCTTTGCTCTTTATCCTTTTAACGAAACATCattaaatcaaaatagaattagagaagagaaagagagagagaagagaggaaattGTGAATTTTTGAACTTCGAGGATCatcgatatcttttttgtttttatttattttttttttttttttttttttgactggTCATCATAATGttcttcgaacgatttcgattataattaGAGAGTTGATGGCAAACAGGATAAATCTGGTCTAGTGATTTCTTTCGTAGAAATCTTGCGGACCATACTAAAGacaaaacttcttttttctttttcttcttttttgtctctgtCCCGACAGGGAAACAAGGCGAACCATCACTCACGCCAAGCTCGATGACAAAACTTAGCGAGGCAAAGAGCTGGTACACCTTGGCCCCAGCAAACTACTACTCGTGAGAGCTGTTCGCTACGAGGACAGCAaagtcgaacgatcgaaaccGAAACGAGCAAGAGTTGTGTTTGCAAAAGCGTTTaacaaatttgatttattttcctccttttttttcctttttgttttcgtttttcccttctctctctctctctctctctctctctctctctctctctctcttttcttttctcttttttttattcgaaaaatgacCGATAACCTCTGACACAGTTtgtattcgtaataaaaataataattggaaTATCCAGGGAACTTTTTTGATCCTacgacgaacgaaaaagaggagaCTAGTAGtatactactattactaacGTAATTTCCAATAAATCGCGATATTCTAAACTGACGCGAGCAATCGTTTGATGATTAACGATATATACCAAATACCTGGAATACTCAATTACGTAATGTAGCGCTATTGATCCAAAGATCCTTGGTTAATCACGAGCAAAGTGTTAAAATCCGATTCTTGATAAATAACCGATAGAAATAATTCGCATATTCGAACAAACGTTGCTAGTTCGTTTATCGAAATAGTTGAACCTTGAAAGAAATCATTTGGCATAAAAAAGagggatgaagaaagaaaagaagagagagaaagataaaaacagaaagagaagatgagaGGAAACTTAAGACAGTGAGAGGAGAGTAAATCTTCCTAGAGAATGGTGCATCTCGCAAGGATCatgagaggagagaggaaaggtcAAGAAGAAggcaagaaagagaatgtgaaatagagatagagctAATGATCATAGATAAAAGTTCCTGCTAAGtatataagatagaaagagataaaaaaatagacaaagaaaaagagaaagaaagagaaagagagagaacgaaaaaaaggaagaagaaagaaagagatagaaagaacgaaaaaacgagagatgagatagagtgagagagaaaaagaatgatcggATGAAATAAGGTGTTACCTGTAAGAGTGGAGTTGTTAATGGTGTTGTTTGCCGTGGAAATAGTCGATTGGCTGGTGACAGGTGTGCCAACTGTGGTGGCCGTGGTTGTCGAAGAGTTATTTGGCGAGAGGGCCGCGTTCGCAGCCTGCGCCTGTGCCTGTGCCTGTGCCTGTGCCTGAGCCTGCTGTTGAAGATTATAATTCCACGCTAGCAGCATCAGCTTCAGCTTATCCGCGTCTTTCATGAGCGCGCCTGCCGGAAATTAAAATGTGTGATGCCAATTTGCTTCAATTTATTATGACAATTATCAATTATCTTCGATCTTATCGTGTCGAAgttttttgtgtatatatatgtgtgtgtgtgtgtgtgtgtgtgtgtgtgtgtgtgtgtgtgtgtgtgtgtgtgtgtgtgtgtgtatgtatgtatgtatgtatgtatgcatgtatgtatgtatgtatatctgtttGTAAActtgagagtgagagaaaattATCTCCTTTGTTCATCGTCTTTTccttgaattttatttcattctttcttttctttttctttctttatccattTTCGCATTTCCTCGTCAAAAAGGATTTTGTTGAATGGAAGTTTTACAGACGATAACGTGACTATCCGAGGTACATAATTAAAAGTCATCGAAGGATATCGTTAGGATATCGTTATAAATtctctcgatcgataataCATCACATTGATCATAAATATCTTTACAATTTCAAatatcttcgtctttctcgtgaaaaaaaaaaaaaaaaaaggaaagaagaaacaactcTAACGAAAGGAAATACATAGAACCGTAAAAATTAAAGagcgaaaacaaaaacaagaaaagaatgataaagataagaacgagataaacgaaataaataaaaaaaacaacgaaacgAATATTTCATGACGTTCttgatctttcatttttttccatgTGTAAAATCCTTTGATTTGGATATCACGAAATTGATCGCAGTGACAGCGAGAAACGAATTAACTTTGGGATATTTCATTGGATCTATTTAACAATGCAACAGGTCTAATGGCAAAGATTAGTGTACCGCGCGCATTAGGTTAATCGTAGGTGACAGAAAACGAATAGAACGGAATAGATAGAAATGGATAAAaacgtagatagatagatagataaagagagagagagagagagagagagagagagagagagagagagagaaagagagaggaaagccCGAGAGAACGATAATTGTAAATAGatgaaagcgagagagagagagagagagagtgtgtgagaaagagggagagaaaattatGCGGATAAATCGAACAAATCGATCGTCATTTTAATGATGATTTCGCGGCCTTCGCGGTTCGTACTTAACGATTAATTTCGCTAAAACACCGAGTCATAATTTATCCCTACCCCTTTTCCAAACGTCACCACTGCGATCGATCTCGAACGTCGTTACGTTATTGATTACCCGTGTCCGTAGGATTCGACGTTGCGATTAACAACGTTCTACCGGTTGAAAACCCATCCAtctatatgttatatgtatgagaaaatgagagagagagagagcgagagagagagagagagagagagaaagagagagagaaagagaaatagaaagagagagagaggaagagggaaaaaaaagccAATGGAGTGGCTTTCGTTGAGCTTTTCATCAATGGGAATTCTAGCGCAtggattttctctttttactggCTAACAGCTTAGTACGTCATAGGTACTCGTTAATATGAaacatttattgatatttatacgTTAACCGAGtcttgtataattttttttttttttttttttttttttttttaattatatcgttgAAGGGGATCAATGATTTCAatgaatcttttataaatagtatttggaaataaagatataattgcGAAGatgtaatttgaaaattaatgaaatgaatttaGAAAGGTGCACGTTATATCGAAGTTATTTATCTATACACATTCTCgtagaattagaattaaaaaagtaatttaagtAATATACGATCGATGTTAGAACGAAAGCACTCGAACGGAGGATGCTATGAAAGAATTCGAAGGATattgaagagagaaggaaaaaaagaaaaggaaaaggtcgAAGAATTACTTCGTTCAATGGATTTAGAGGTGGACGGTTTATGGGAGTTGCATGACGTCTAAATCAATAATGCAGAAACATACTCCTCTGCCACATAGTATTGGGGTCAGATTCCCAAAATGGGTACAATCTGACctgagaaagatggagagtgagaaagagagagagagagagagagagagataaagatagagacagatagatagaagataTAGAGACAAAGAGATGATTAGTTAgcatagtaaatatatactcagaaaattaattcattcaattgaaaagagataatatattCGCGATGTGTTCTGatcgatcgagagatcgataaGTAAAATTTTCCTCGCGTGAATTTTGGAaacatttaagaaataaatagagaaagtttcacgttatataaattattaacgatgaaataatttctgcTCACTTGAATAGTGATCGTCCTCGGATATATCAGCCGGCTCTGGAGTCGAAATGTTTTCCTGTAACAGATAGAAAATCggctcgttaaaaataaaatacacagATTAACAATTTGATTATGTCACGTAGAGAATTTGCAACGATGTAGAACAAGTTGTACATTCCATGGGAAAACAATAGGAACGACGAATTGgttgacatacatatattttgcaTCGTTCGTTATGATTCTAGGaattcgaagagagaaaaagagagagaaagagagagagagagagagagagagagagagagagagagaattggtGGTGGAAGGGGAATAGCAATTAACGTTATTAGATTCACATAActcgaacgattcgaaatggaaataatatacgaattGGTCGTTGCGAGAAAACGCGAAAATTATTTAGTCGCCGTTTCATATCAGCTTAAatattcgtacatatatatatatatatatatatatatatacacccacacgcgcgcgcacgtacgcacgcacgcacacgcgcatgtacacatacatatagatcgCATTTACTTTAAGCGGGTGGAAAACTTTTCTGTTTGCGAAAGCTCTTCTCGTAAAGGCAAGACTTTAATACGGCAGAGCCGCGAAATGGCCGTGGACTTTATTGGCCCGGATCAAGAGTCCGTCCGTCCAGCGCCGGCATGCGGCTTGCGGTTTGTCCAAACGCAATTTACTTACGACTCGGCGCTTCTGCGTGCCGAGAAAGGCTAACTCCTCGTCTCGTCGAAAGAAGACTCGAGAACGCGCCAATGAGATTTAAACCGTCGCATTTTATCCGACCGTTCTTCCTAGGCCCTTTAAATCCCccttattttatcttatctttctcgtgtgatacaaaattttattatctcgtacgagagagaaaaagagagagaaagagagagaatgacgaGGATCGATAATCGTCTCTatcgtttcgaacgatcg contains:
- the LOC122627233 gene encoding nucleolar protein 4-like isoform X5, whose product is MHVADRCAEVCENISTPEPADISEDDHYSSALMKDADKLKLMLLAWNYNLQQQAQAQAQAQAQAQAANAALSPNNSSTTTATTVGTPVTSQSTISTANNTINNSTLTDARNGSTELVDIPTGTVPSLGTVAGVGSEDMASLWASYAMGLKKTPPPASSATPSRSDRDRESSPPGEGTGSAHDETSSSGNKEDEDDDDEDVDERLDPRHHDPERLKAFNMFVRLFVDENLDRMVPISKQPKEKIQAIIDSCTRQFPEFAERARKRIRTYLKSCRRNKRGREGAPWDAARPTPAHLTSVQAEQILATACENESDNAKRMRVGLEPVSQPMPTLPAATQTDVRSSLEHFSSTPVKSLPGKREDTPPASLTSLAPLTSLANLPSSTLSSTPLSLAPASKLLTPADNKSLMSQATIVSSSAVNGVASGGAPTAMYRPNFSQAFQRAGPTTVPPTLSAGLYPTQSFTSGLLSNGTQRPTDLSMKNTKPLLSHKLNATEMTAVRQLITGYRESAAFLLRSADELEQLLLQQP
- the LOC122627233 gene encoding nucleolar protein 4-like isoform X4, encoding MSAKRKATAIMQHHKENISTPEPADISEDDHYSSALMKDADKLKLMLLAWNYNLQQQAQAQAQAQAQAQAANAALSPNNSSTTTATTVGTPVTSQSTISTANNTINNSTLTDARNGSTELVDIPTGTVPSLGTVAGVGSEDMASLWASYAMGLKKTPPPASSATPSRSDRDRESSPPGEGTGSAHDETSSSGNKEDEDDDDEDVDERLDPRHHDPERLKAFNMFVRLFVDENLDRMVPISKQPKEKIQAIIDSCTRQFPEFAERARKRIRTYLKSCRRNKRGREGAPWDAARPTPAHLTSVQAEQILATACENESDNAKRMRVGLEPVSQPMPTLPAATQTDVRSSLEHFSSTPVKSLPGKREDTPPASLTSLAPLTSLANLPSSTLSSTPLSLAPASKLLTPADNKSLMSQATIVSSSAVNGVASGGAPTAMYRPNFSQAFQRAGPTTVPPTLSAGLYPTQSFTSGLLSNGTQRPTDLSMKNTKPLLSHKLNATEMTAVRQLITGYRESAAFLLRSADELEQLLLQQP
- the LOC122627233 gene encoding nucleolar protein 4-like isoform X3, which translates into the protein MRKGYTYRCERNNALNGFHASPVFELKKLGKDTTTVCDLFFLQLIVNRKKRRILQENISTPEPADISEDDHYSSALMKDADKLKLMLLAWNYNLQQQAQAQAQAQAQAQAANAALSPNNSSTTTATTVGTPVTSQSTISTANNTINNSTLTDARNGSTELVDIPTGTVPSLGTVAGVGSEDMASLWASYAMGLKKTPPPASSATPSRSDRDRESSPPGEGTGSAHDETSSSGNKEDEDDDDEDVDERLDPRHHDPERLKAFNMFVRLFVDENLDRMVPISKQPKEKIQAIIDSCTRQFPEFAERARKRIRTYLKSCRRNKRGREGAPWDAARPTPAHLTSVQAEQILATACENESDNAKRMRVGLEPVSQPMPTLPAATQTDVRSSLEHFSSTPVKSLPGKREDTPPASLTSLAPLTSLANLPSSTLSSTPLSLAPASKLLTPADNKSLMSQATIVSSSAVNGVASGGAPTAMYRPNFSQAFQRAGPTTVPPTLSAGLYPTQSFTSGLLSNGTQRPTDLSMKNTKPLLSHKLNATEMTAVRQLITGYRESAAFLLRSADELEQLLLQQP
- the LOC122627233 gene encoding nucleolar protein 4-like isoform X2; its protein translation is MLYRRKWQSNSRRRDRKVASSVDNLNSRIHLTTFRASLLLRYLLTGISTWISPLPSLTGPRSTSRSWSLATSIRSLCTVHGKDTTTVCDLFFLQLIVNRKKRRILQENISTPEPADISEDDHYSSALMKDADKLKLMLLAWNYNLQQQAQAQAQAQAQAQAANAALSPNNSSTTTATTVGTPVTSQSTISTANNTINNSTLTDARNGSTELVDIPTGTVPSLGTVAGVGSEDMASLWASYAMGLKKTPPPASSATPSRSDRDRESSPPGEGTGSAHDETSSSGNKEDEDDDDEDVDERLDPRHHDPERLKAFNMFVRLFVDENLDRMVPISKQPKEKIQAIIDSCTRQFPEFAERARKRIRTYLKSCRRNKRGREGAPWDAARPTPAHLTSVQAEQILATACENESDNAKRMRVGLEPVSQPMPTLPAATQTDVRSSLEHFSSTPVKSLPGKREDTPPASLTSLAPLTSLANLPSSTLSSTPLSLAPASKLLTPADNKSLMSQATIVSSSAVNGVASGGAPTAMYRPNFSQAFQRAGPTTVPPTLSAGLYPTQSFTSGLLSNGPTDLSMKNTKPLLSHKLNATEMTAVRQLITGYRESAAFLLRSADELEQLLLQQP
- the LOC122627233 gene encoding nucleolar protein 4-like isoform X1, with translation MLYRRKWQSNSRRRDRKVASSVDNLNSRIHLTTFRASLLLRYLLTGISTWISPLPSLTGPRSTSRSWSLATSIRSLCTVHGKDTTTVCDLFFLQLIVNRKKRRILQENISTPEPADISEDDHYSSALMKDADKLKLMLLAWNYNLQQQAQAQAQAQAQAQAANAALSPNNSSTTTATTVGTPVTSQSTISTANNTINNSTLTDARNGSTELVDIPTGTVPSLGTVAGVGSEDMASLWASYAMGLKKTPPPASSATPSRSDRDRESSPPGEGTGSAHDETSSSGNKEDEDDDDEDVDERLDPRHHDPERLKAFNMFVRLFVDENLDRMVPISKQPKEKIQAIIDSCTRQFPEFAERARKRIRTYLKSCRRNKRGREGAPWDAARPTPAHLTSVQAEQILATACENESDNAKRMRVGLEPVSQPMPTLPAATQTDVRSSLEHFSSTPVKSLPGKREDTPPASLTSLAPLTSLANLPSSTLSSTPLSLAPASKLLTPADNKSLMSQATIVSSSAVNGVASGGAPTAMYRPNFSQAFQRAGPTTVPPTLSAGLYPTQSFTSGLLSNGTQRPTDLSMKNTKPLLSHKLNATEMTAVRQLITGYRESAAFLLRSADELEQLLLQQP
- the LOC122627233 gene encoding nucleolar protein 4-like isoform X6, producing MKDADKLKLMLLAWNYNLQQQAQAQAQAQAQAQAANAALSPNNSSTTTATTVGTPVTSQSTISTANNTINNSTLTDARNGSTELVDIPTGTVPSLGTVAGVGSEDMASLWASYAMGLKKTPPPASSATPSRSDRDRESSPPGEGTGSAHDETSSSGNKEDEDDDDEDVDERLDPRHHDPERLKAFNMFVRLFVDENLDRMVPISKQPKEKIQAIIDSCTRQFPEFAERARKRIRTYLKSCRRNKRGREGAPWDAARPTPAHLTSVQAEQILATACENESDNAKRMRVGLEPVSQPMPTLPAATQTDVRSSLEHFSSTPVKSLPGKREDTPPASLTSLAPLTSLANLPSSTLSSTPLSLAPASKLLTPADNKSLMSQATIVSSSAVNGVASGGAPTAMYRPNFSQAFQRAGPTTVPPTLSAGLYPTQSFTSGLLSNGTQRPTDLSMKNTKPLLSHKLNATEMTAVRQLITGYRESAAFLLRSADELEQLLLQQP